TTATTTTGATAAAATTTTTGGAGTTAAAAACTATTATTCAGATTTTTTTGGTTATAGGTTTATATTTTTAGATGCTGAATCTGGAATAAATGAATGTTTAGAATTTATTAAAAATTATGCTAACGAAAAATCTATAGTATTCCTTCATTATCCCATCTTTACGGTTGGCCCACATTATAAAGACTCCATTGTAAAAAAATTAAAAATTCTACACGAAATATTTTTAAACAAAAATGTTAAACTGGTAATTTCTGCTCATGAACATAATTATCAGCACTTTGTTGTTAATAATTTTCATTATATAATTACTGGTGGGGGTGGAGCTGCCACCTATAATAAAGTACTTAACAATGAAAATTTAACCTTTTTTTCAAAAGTTCACAATTTTATTATTCTTGAATTTAATAACAAATTTATTACTGTAAAATCATATAAGTACAATGGTGAACTATTGGAGGAATTCAATGTCCAATACTGAATTATTAATTGAAGAAATTTCTAAAAGTGATATTTTTAACCTATATGAATACAGGAAAAACATATTGTCTGAAACACCATTTTTAGTAACTACCTTAGATGATTTAATGGATTTTAATTCTTTTAAAAATTATATTCATTTTTACATTGAAAACGATCTACGAAATATATTTGTAGCAAAAAAAGATAATACTATAGTTGGTGAAATTACAATTTTAATTCACGATAAAAAAAGAATGAGACATGTTGCAGAATTTGGTATTTCAGTTTTGAAAGAATATCGCGGTAATGGTATTGGAAGAAAATTAATACAAACAGCTGAAAAATGGGCTTTTGATAAAAATGTGAAAAGAATTCAAATAGAAGTTATGGAAAATAATAGAGCTGCTTTAAATCTTTATATTTCACTAGGATATAAAATAGAAGGTAGAAAGAAAATGGCTGTTCGTTTTGATGATTCATTTGTTGATCTTATTATAATGGCAAAGTTGAGGGATTTTAAATGAAAAAACTCGTAGCAATACTCCTTACAACATTTTTTTTATTGTTTCCATATTTTTTATTTAAAATTGACTATTTCAACTCTCTTAAAGAACTCAATTTTTCAAAGAAAATTGCTGAAAATGAATTTAAAAGCTATAATCAGCTGGTTAAAGAATATATTTCCGTTAAGAAACCAGATGGATATGTTGTTGATAATAAAATTTATTTTGGAGGTTCTTTGTATGAATACAAAAATCTTAATGAAGGATTTAACATCCTTACTTTAAATAATAAAGATGAGCTTTTTTATATAACTAAAAATAATTTATATAAAGTTCCTGGAATAAATTCAACT
Above is a window of Thermosipho japonicus DNA encoding:
- a CDS encoding GNAT family N-acetyltransferase, coding for MSNTELLIEEISKSDIFNLYEYRKNILSETPFLVTTLDDLMDFNSFKNYIHFYIENDLRNIFVAKKDNTIVGEITILIHDKKRMRHVAEFGISVLKEYRGNGIGRKLIQTAEKWAFDKNVKRIQIEVMENNRAALNLYISLGYKIEGRKKMAVRFDDSFVDLIIMAKLRDFK
- a CDS encoding metallophosphoesterase family protein, giving the protein MTFKKYVILLLITFSILIFPETNKILYFNFNNKIIVKNYDENFNFSLNDSSVVAIYGDSRWGDKIHSEIVSQILKFNPHVVIHLGDMVNKGDNINDWEKFFEITYDLRKCSYFQVVKGNHENPSDYFDKIFGVKNYYSDFFGYRFIFLDAESGINECLEFIKNYANEKSIVFLHYPIFTVGPHYKDSIVKKLKILHEIFLNKNVKLVISAHEHNYQHFVVNNFHYIITGGGGAATYNKVLNNENLTFFSKVHNFIILEFNNKFITVKSYKYNGELLEEFNVQY